In Mixophyes fleayi isolate aMixFle1 chromosome 11, aMixFle1.hap1, whole genome shotgun sequence, one DNA window encodes the following:
- the PRRG2 gene encoding transmembrane gamma-carboxyglutamic acid protein 2, translating to MMWAGYILLFQAFAATVGRVIEPQKQPELLKPGKEVFLNNEDAHAFFNRKLLYNSWDFEMFTPGNLERECYEEVCNYEEARECFEDEQKTKDFWKTYVHNGQGGGSGKSPAVDVAGLVAGLVAGVVLLVMIGVLIMYCVRYKAKERTRHGRAPVNLTSSTSLPEALPLTELPLAGPTAPGLPSYEEALEASGTYDAPPPPYQRGSTRSNQPS from the exons ATGATGTGGGCCGGGTACATTTTGCTATTCCAGGCGTTTGCAGCCACCGTTGGCCGTGTTATTGAACCCCAGAAGCAGCCTGAACTTCTAAAACCAGGGAAAGAAG TGTTCCTGAACAATGAAGACGCACACGCTTTCTTTAACCGCAAGCTGCTGTACAACAGTTGGGATTTCGAGATGTTTACCCCGGGTAATCTAGAGAGGGAATGTTACGAGGAGGTGTGTAACTACGAGGAAGCGCGGGAGTGCTTTGAGGATGAACAGAAAACG AAAGACTTTTGGAAAACTTATGTGCACAATGGGCAAGGTGGCGGCTCAG GAAAGTCCCCTGCGGTGGATGTGGCTGGCCTGGTCGCTGGGCTGGTAGCAGGGGTCGTACTGCTGGTGATGATAGGAGTCCTGATCATGTACTGTGTGAGATACAAGGCCAAGGAGAGGACAAGGCACGGGAG GGCCCCTGTAAACCTTACGAGTAGTACTTCACTTCCCGAAGCCCTGCCACTAACAGAGCTGCCATTGGCTGGACCTACAGCCCCGGGGCTCCCGTCTTATGAAGAGGCTTTGGAGGCATCGGGGACCTATGACGCACCCCCTCCACCATATCAAAG AGGTTCCACAAGATCGAACCAACCCAGCTGA